ATGGGGAGGGGCTGATAATGATTTGGGTTCTTGTTCAAatctcagtaaattaaaaataacagggaaaaacacaaaataaaacaaatgtttacaagttctacatttttctccaatattttttttatttactccaGTTATAGGATTTACATTCTAgtagaaacacatttattgacaactttgttgtttttttttcctgcaatacAACTCCCTcaaaattttcctttaaaataaataaataaaacatacttgTTTTTGGAGCCTATGAATAAAATctttctaataaaatattaaaagctgCATGATGCACAAATAAACAGACTGCAAATATAAAGCTCTTTAAAATCTGAATATCtataaattatgcaaatatgGGATTTAATGATGTTACGGGCaagaaaatgtgcagaaatgtcaatctaaaataagaataaaataatgcaCTTGTATTTTGATCTTGAATTGTGTATTTCTaacaatttatctttttttcttttaggaatTTCCCTCTTCCATGTTTTGATGTTGCACTTAAAAAGCTCTAACTCAAAAAATTTAAAGGACAACTGTGAGAAGTTTTACATTTGAAGTGTCGACAGAAGTTCAGAATCATCATCTCTTTggctttaaacagaaaaattagtTTATAGATACGCGTTTTGGTGTATTAAGATGCATGACGCAAACTTTGACCTGTAGCAAATCATCCAAGTTTTTAGTGCCTGACATTTAATCATGTTGCCCACTAGATGGCACCAGTGAGCTGGTAAATCTGCTTCCTAGAAGCacgatttattttttaccactGGTCCATTCTTataaagcagaataaaaaaatcctaactaTAACATCACGTGACATTGAGATATttgcatttcaaacaaaaatgacttgtgcatcacttttttttaggtagttttAGGTTTTATAGTGTTAAACGTTGATATTGTTgttaagaaaaatctaaaaaatacaaagctaACAGTTTGATAGTTAAATCCTCATCTCTGTTTAgattctcataaaaaatagatttacttGTAATATTGACTTGGTCTAGTCTGGATTTTAGAttcgtattttttttaaaaatggtcccTGAGAGACtaaagattttacattttgcctTGAAATCATTCAAAACTTTGAAGGAATTGTATTTGCTTACATTTCATTTCTCATGTCTTgagtaaacaaaataatatttaaagaacATGTTTACTGATAAAACAGATCATTTGttctatttatatttatattttagagtGTGTCTATCAATATCATCAATTTTAGAAGAACTGACTGTAATTATGTAAACACCTCCATGTTTGCACATATTGACTTATAAAAATGGAAGTAAACAGCAATCTTTGTGTTGACCCAGAGTCAAAACCTCTACTTTAAGAAACATTATGTTCCAAAAACAATTCACTTATCTCATCCAAATCAATCAGGGGTTTCAATTACCTCTGGGGTGTATGAATAATCCTGACTGTCTCTACCTGTAAAAGAGAGGCCGCTCCCAGCAGCTCTGGGAGTTATTGTAATGCTACAAGTCCAGACGCGACATATCCAAGCATAGATATTTCACAATCAACTGTCAATGGGGATGTGGCCAAGTGGAAGTGCTTGGGTATGGCAGGGTTAAAATGGCCTCCAAACTTCATGACCTTACATGATTCCAAAAGCACTCAGTGGAGTATACGATGAGTTTCCATGGAAACTGCATCCAAATTACCAATATAAGCGATGCTACGTTTTTTGTTTCCTTGCCATCTTGGCTTAAACCATGACAAGACATCTGTAATATCTGTGTTCGACTTCATAACTGCTCTAGAAGAATGACCAAACATTTTCACCTCCTGAACCTTGTGGACAGACGTCCCAGATGAGTTGAAGCTGTTTCAAATCCCATAAATtatgagtgtgatgtcacataCATTGGTAATTAAGAGCTTTTATGTGTGAACCTTATCAAgtataaacaaatatttgttgcTCTTTGCAGGTCAGCAGCATCAAGCACAATTTCCCccacaaaaatgacaattcaGGGATGAATCTCTTTCCAAGATGGGTGCTGTCAAGTATAACAAAGTCAATTCCTATTCCTTGATGCATTTTGTATTCATGATATATCtctcaaaatgaaagaaacacacttaaaaataaatatatatatatatttaatataatatatgtaatgaaataatatttaaatttaccCTGTAAGAGATTTTTTACATCGACATTCATGTAATGTTTGCTCATCTGAAACATTATTACACATCTTTTGTAGCTGTCCATGCATAAAGGTATTCTGGACTGATATTCATTATTGAGTGTCACTTATCTTTTTCTCTAATTGATAATCTCCATTACTTCATGGACAATTTGAACTCAGAAGTTTTCTATTGGAATCAACCATGACGTTATGATGTGCAAACACTTCACATTCATGAACGGGAAAGCATGTTTCCTTCATTTACCATCTTTTTGAATTGCTTTTATGATTATATTAcatttcttaaatgtatttgaacaagaaaacaacaatttataaaaaaaatatatcaatttttttGCTAAGTTTGCTCTTGCCTTGCCTCGgccatttttatatttttttttaattttttttttcaatctttgatttaatttaatttaatttagcttagtttaatttaatttaatttaattttaaagagcagaagaagaaaagaaccCGCCCGCATTTTGAAGAGCGCGTGCCCGCGTCTTTACGACGTCATTTCCTTTGCATTCGCGCGGAATGCTGCTAACTACAGCTAGCCAAAACGAAAATGGGCTGGTAGTCCAGATCTATCACTGACACAAACCGCGGGTCAGCTCGTATTTTCAACCAAAACATCGCTGCCAAACGAGGAAACAAGTACCACCAAtgtaaagtacatttttcaatATTGTTTGTATTCATTTGACGTGAAAAGAGCGgcgttttgttgttgttgacatTCCTTAATGAGCGCGCAGACAGAGCTGACTTGCtagcttaacttttttttcatgcatttaaaCCTTCCGTTTGTTGTGGTGCGGCGTTAGGCCGTTCCTTGGTCCTTATAACCGGTTACGATGAAGCTGCAGTGCGATGTGGAAGTGGTCAACCGGATGCTGCCATCGTTTGGGATGAAAAGTCGTGGGAAAGGAACGAGAGCGGTGCTTTCTATCGGGAAGCATATGGACAAGACGGCTCAACGGCAAGGCGTCTTTATGATGATCTGCACGGCCAAAGACAGAGCAGGAGCAAAATACAAGGTATATTCATATGTATTCTgattaatatatgtatatatattaagcATTTTCTGCTTGAACTGTTCTCTGAAGTATTTTagttaaaatcaaacaaatccaGCATCCACTAGTTACGTTATAGAAGGAATTGATTGTGTTTATAAAAACTACAGATTACACTTTATCAGTTTAATTAATTAGTCCATAGTAATCCTGAtcatatttgtaattttattaaaatctggCACTGGTTTACCCATTCTTTTATTGTAGATGACTTTCATTGTTTAATACACTGATGATTAAAAGTGTGACAAGTTAATATTAACATacgtttttagtttttcttcacgTCTGTTGTTTAGTCTTGCTGctgacttaaattaaaaatctccAATTTTAAATCGGATCCTTTAAACCTGCTCAACCACTAATGTCTGGACTAGATCAATTCACCGTTTAGACttgttctgaaaatgttcttggCCCGAGTCGTGATTCATACCTGCCCATCCTTGTTCTAGGTTgtaacttattattttttttacatttgccaattctctttttttttacagctgaaaaacaacattgaaaAGTTCCACACCTGGTTTGTAGAAAAAGGCAAAGCCACGGTGAGATTAAAGGAACCCGCTGTTGACATTTGTCTGAGTAAGGTATGACCTTTTATATGGTATAATATTTAttgtttctgactgaagatgttttaaggaaaatgttttgttcttttctggaTCAAGAGTTTTGAATTTGGGCCAagaattgaaaatgttttagtgtttattgGACACCAAAACACAAATCCGATCATTaaagtttccattttttgtaAGCTTTATAGTCCCTGAAACCGCAACAATAACCCTGTCTCATGTCctagatggggaaaaaaagacctTTCGGGGcacatttttccaaaatcttaGAAATTTTGATCACTTCCAAAAATTTAGAGGTTTATTACATCTTATTTTATAGGGAGGTTCAGTGTTCTCCCTTTCCACTTGTGCCATTCTGATGAATTTTATATTCCCAGATGCACAAAAATCACCAtcctgatgaaaaaaataataaaactatgtCAAGATATTCTAGGTCAGTGAAATCAGGTCAGATATTTCAAGGAATCCGGTCAAACACAACGGGACGTCCGATAAGATTACTTGAAGGGCTCTCTTGCtaacttttttcctctttctttcagGCTGATGCAAACAGCTTGAAGAACTTCCTCTCAGCCGCTCGCTTGGCAGACAAAGGAAATGACGCGAGCAGCCTCCCCCTGTCCACGCTCACTCCGGTTCGCGCCAGAGACGTGGAGCAACCAAAGAAGAAGCTCACCATCATGTCCAAGAAGGACTACCCCCTCACCTCCAACTTCCCCTATTCTCTAGAACAGCTGCAGGTGTCGTACTGTAAGCTGTCCCGTGTGGACATGAGAATGCTGTCGCTCAAAGGTAACTATCACTTTAtcattaaaagaaacagaaaataaaaaagctaaaagaataaAGCTGTTTGTGGAAATGCTCACAGAGGAAAATTATAAaatggtaatttaaaaaaaggaaataaaaaaaaaaggtgcagccagagctgaacttttttcttggctgcacagACCCAAAGGAAGTGGTTAAGGTTAGGTTTAAGGTTACGGTTAGGTTTAAACAAGCAAGTGGTTCCTGAATGAGAGTGTATCTACAGCTCACCACTCCTCCAGGGGATGGTTCAAATGCGgagagcaaatttcacacatttaagcgtgacagttaatgggactttatattttagtttaatttgaaatatatgcggccaacaacaaaatccagccttggacatACTTAAAATACATGCGGGCAATTCAGCAATTCATCTCGGCTGCACGTTTTACCTGCGGCCagcatgaatttccatcactttctTTGCTGATCGCACATaaatacgtgcaaataacatcagcctaaTTTAATATGGAAATGCATATCCTTTTTTTCTAgtgaaacttatttaaaaatgaaaaatctataaatatatataattctttaaaaaaaagatagttaAAAACGAAAATAAACCTGTTATTAAAAGATGATAAGATGATCCTGTTCAAAACTTGTGTTTagtaaaatgttctattttgaCAGGATTTTGTTTACTAGTTTTATAAtgatattttagatttaaaaaatttatgTGAGGCTGTGCTTGTTATGAACATCCTCAAGCAAGAAAACGTTTTCAATATAAGAGcacagatgcagaaaaagaaaactgaaaaatgttaaaaacaagaacatttagaCACAATTTTGCATCTGTGCCAAATATGAagtaatgtttgatttttgccACTAGGAGGCGCACATCTGTCAGCTCAGAGCTATGTTTTAGTAAATCTAAGTGTAGGAGTTGTGGCTAACTTTATACCTTAAGACAGAAGTTTAACATTAATCGTTCCTAATGAACCTATTTACACTTTTAATCTTCATGATGAGTTCTGGACATTTGCTGtaactgtttttctttagtttatatatttaaatgtaattcttaaaaaaaaagttaaaaataaaataaaaatgtaattaaaagatGATATACTAAAATCtagttcaacatttttgtttcataaaatgttttattttgaaagagttttgTGTCCAATTTCTAAGATTTTATATGAGGCTGTGCTTTTATGAACATcctcaagcaaaaaaaagttttcaacagAAGTCCtcagatgcagaaaaataaaacgtgaaaaaagggaaataaataaTGCAGATACACTTGTAGTCTTCATGATGAGTTCTTGACCTCTGTTCtaactttgttttccttcagctCTTCGCAAGCTCGACCTCAGCAACAACCACATCAAGAAACTCCCGGCGACCATCGGAGACCTCAGCTGCCTGACAGAACTGAACTTGCACAACAACCAGCTGGAGGCTTTCAGCGAGGCTCTCTGCCTGTCCACCCTCCAGCAGACCCTGCAGGTCCTGGACATCAGTCAGAACCGGCTGCGGTGCCTTCCCGCTCAGTTCTGCCAGCTCAGAGAACTAGTGAACCTCAAGCTGGACAACAACCAGCTGGCGTGTTTGCCGTTTCACGTCGGGCGGCTCTCAAAGCTGCGGTTTTTATCCGCGGCCAATAACCAGCTGAGCGGTCTGCCCGGAGACTTCCGTAAGCTGAGTCTGGAGAACCTGGACTTGTTCGGAAACCCTTTCATCCAAGCTAATCCTCTGGACCACACCATGCGGCTGACGTTCCCGCTCCCTCTGCAGGAGTTAGCATTAAGAGCTGTTGCAAATTTAAGGTCAGAATGAAACACTTTCAAACCAAACTgctattttcaaatgttttttacacaaaccaaacttttctttaatacTTTTTCTTCCTAGAATTCCCTACGGACCTCACCTCATTCCCGCCCACTTGTGCCAGGAGCTTGAAGTCGCCAAAACTTGCGAGTGCGGCCGCACCTGCGTCAACTATCACATTGAGACGGCAGTGAACATGAACCTGCACCAAGTCTCCCACACGGTGGTGCTGGTGGACAACATGGGCGGCACGGACGCTCCGGTTCAGCAGTTCTTCTGCTCCCTTTCCTGTTACTCCGAATTCTTAGACCTCGTCCTCCAGAGAAGCGTGCGGTGAAGACGTTCATCCGCTCACAGCTGCTGACTGTTTTAGGTGATGCTGAACTTTGTTATCCACTTGGATTCCTTTAACCCGTGGACtaagttgtttttaaacttcttgTTTTCCAGCAAATGTCCAAGctcttttcttttgtgattCTATTCCATCTGCGATGACAAAAAATCTCTGGctgctcacttttttttaatatatatatatatattatgattCCTGTCTTTAAAAGCAGACTGCAGTCTCCCACAATGACTGACTTCTTCTAGCTGGGTGTGATACATTTCCTAAACACAGTGCCTAAGAGTTTAAGGGCAAATGCTAAATACAGTTGGTTCCACCTGTACTATTGACCTTTTTTatagatgtttaaaaatgaaataaaagtgttcATAGTCTTGTCTTAAATTGTTTATTGTGATGTATTTCTATTCGTGTTTGGCTTGAACAACAGCTCAAATGTCCAAACAGCTCGTCAGTCCAGATCAAACACCAGTTTGTTTTGGAAGACAAACCCGGCGGATGTGCGATCATCCAGGATTGTTTCGTTTCCTCCGGCATCGATTTCCCTCAGAGTTCCAGGAAGTGGAGCCTTGGTCTCCTCTGGCTTCTGGAAGGTTTGCTCCTTGGCATCTTCCATCTGCTTTAGAGTTTGCATTGATatttaattacagaaaaaatgaaaaaacaagaatttctattagttgttcaccttttgtgCTGTTGTCCTCTCTGTGTCTGGAACGCTTACGTTTGCGGCCATTGTAGCCTGTGTGATGTTTTTGGATTCCTGGCTGGAATTGGGAACCTAAGGTTGAGATAAAAGGCCAGAAAAGTTCCTCATTAGCTGAGCTGTTTCCATCAGTGTTGCTGTATCCATCATTCTTACCTCCactcttccttctttttcttcagcCTTCTGGATGTCAGTTTTAAAACCACAAGACGCCTTTTCTTTCTTGTCCCCATCAAAGACCAAAGTGCGCTGCTCATCGGTGTCAGATGAAGCTTCTTTTGTCGGCAGCAAAGCATAATGAGCTTCTTCTGTGACTCTTGGActccttctcttcttttttttgtggcgCTTTGCCTTCTTTTCTTCTAACTTCTCATTGTGCGTCTTGTTTCTCACCACACATTCTGGCGTCTCGTTTTTGTTTTGATCCTTCACTTTTTGGCcctcctcttcctgtttttGACTGTCTCCCGTCCTCTGACCTTTTCCCTGCGCAGCATCGATGTCGTTCCCTCTTTGGCTCTGCTCTGTCCTTTCTTTGATGCGTCTTCCACCTTCTTCCAGGTCCtcagtttgattttgtttctgaGAATCAGAGGTAGGGTTTGGAGCAGG
The genomic region above belongs to Oryzias melastigma strain HK-1 linkage group LG22, ASM292280v2, whole genome shotgun sequence and contains:
- the lrr1 gene encoding leucine-rich repeat protein 1 codes for the protein MKLQCDVEVVNRMLPSFGMKSRGKGTRAVLSIGKHMDKTAQRQGVFMMICTAKDRAGAKYKLKNNIEKFHTWFVEKGKATVRLKEPAVDICLSKADANSLKNFLSAARLADKGNDASSLPLSTLTPVRARDVEQPKKKLTIMSKKDYPLTSNFPYSLEQLQVSYCKLSRVDMRMLSLKALRKLDLSNNHIKKLPATIGDLSCLTELNLHNNQLEAFSEALCLSTLQQTLQVLDISQNRLRCLPAQFCQLRELVNLKLDNNQLACLPFHVGRLSKLRFLSAANNQLSGLPGDFRKLSLENLDLFGNPFIQANPLDHTMRLTFPLPLQELALRAVANLRIPYGPHLIPAHLCQELEVAKTCECGRTCVNYHIETAVNMNLHQVSHTVVLVDNMGGTDAPVQQFFCSLSCYSEFLDLVLQRSVR